A genomic region of Alicyclobacillus sp. SO9 contains the following coding sequences:
- a CDS encoding penicillin-binding protein 2 yields MQLRRRLARKRRRHQQPEETIEERSLLMRLNVIYGFVFLAFVSLILRLGYLQVVNGPYYQTAAMTTTMQKIPVLPARGRIYDNNGNLLAYDEPYYSVFLTQLKNVHQNLQQISVFLAPGFNTTPDKILKTIHQQKNYATIRLFRNISNQQLAFVTENQSRLPGVTVELDSQRRYTNADLAGHVLGFVRPITAQTKAHYVDKLGYLPNQKVGQSGIELQYEKLLQGKTGYQLVKVNNKGTSMQRIGLDPAPVGGRNLQLTIDGRVQASTQESIMTMIDHSKYKKTINDAAAVMLDVKTGGVLALASYPYYDPNWYTVAGRLKSHLHYLNTSGAQENNVIQNPNYPGSTVKPANLITGLETGAITPGTAYYVPYSIHISSATKHDDAPHGFVNNVKAVAVSSDVFFYQLGLRIGGWLGASPNYGGAPAGGVSIQTWRNTYFARGLVKLFEGERRLGMGQLTHIDLPGEEAGRFYMMDARKNYAAVPFPLEKAKEDLNKQHRFVNYSTPVSLALSAIGQEQQFTPIQLAQYVATIANNGTKLQPHLLKAVLESGIEQHLTPAVKVIRTNPKKIQDKLNFNLRYLHLAQQGMYGVCNDTYGTAYADFRSAPYKAAGKTGTADIYLNGVHMTNSVFIAYAPYKNPQVAVAVMVPGGGYGAQSAALVARQMLDSYFKEQHEFFPKNQWTSSSVPSDWKLRPAYTNVEKAY; encoded by the coding sequence ATGCAGCTTAGACGGAGATTGGCCAGGAAGAGGCGTCGACATCAGCAACCGGAGGAGACAATCGAAGAACGTTCACTCCTCATGAGGTTGAACGTGATTTACGGATTCGTCTTCTTGGCGTTCGTGTCTCTGATTCTACGGCTCGGGTACCTACAGGTGGTAAACGGGCCGTACTACCAAACAGCAGCAATGACGACGACAATGCAGAAAATACCGGTTTTGCCAGCCAGGGGCCGTATATATGACAATAATGGGAACTTGCTGGCGTATGACGAACCGTATTACAGTGTGTTTTTGACGCAACTCAAAAATGTACATCAAAACCTGCAGCAGATTTCCGTGTTCCTTGCACCTGGATTCAATACCACACCGGATAAGATTTTGAAAACCATTCACCAGCAGAAGAACTATGCTACCATCCGCTTGTTTCGAAATATATCCAATCAACAACTCGCATTTGTGACGGAAAACCAGAGCCGTTTGCCGGGAGTCACGGTGGAACTTGACTCCCAGCGTCGATACACCAATGCAGATTTGGCGGGCCATGTCCTGGGATTTGTCCGCCCTATTACAGCCCAAACAAAAGCGCATTATGTAGATAAATTGGGTTATTTGCCGAATCAAAAAGTTGGTCAGAGCGGAATTGAATTGCAATATGAGAAATTGCTTCAAGGCAAGACGGGCTACCAGTTGGTGAAGGTCAATAACAAGGGCACATCGATGCAGCGCATTGGACTCGACCCTGCTCCCGTTGGGGGAAGAAATTTGCAGTTAACCATTGACGGCAGAGTTCAGGCCAGTACGCAAGAGTCAATCATGACTATGATTGACCACTCTAAATACAAAAAAACCATCAATGATGCTGCAGCAGTGATGCTCGACGTGAAAACGGGAGGAGTGTTGGCTCTCGCCAGCTACCCCTACTATGACCCGAATTGGTACACTGTAGCAGGACGGCTGAAGAGCCATCTGCATTACCTGAATACTTCAGGGGCTCAAGAAAACAACGTTATTCAAAATCCTAACTATCCCGGTTCAACGGTAAAACCGGCTAACCTTATAACGGGATTGGAGACCGGTGCTATAACACCAGGGACTGCATACTACGTTCCGTACTCAATTCACATTTCCTCTGCAACAAAACATGATGATGCACCCCATGGATTTGTGAATAATGTCAAAGCCGTTGCAGTGTCTTCGGACGTATTCTTTTATCAGCTAGGGTTGCGAATTGGTGGATGGCTGGGAGCTTCTCCAAATTACGGAGGTGCTCCGGCAGGCGGTGTCTCCATACAGACTTGGCGCAACACGTATTTTGCGAGGGGACTTGTAAAGCTGTTTGAAGGAGAGAGACGCCTTGGTATGGGGCAGTTGACCCATATTGATTTGCCTGGGGAAGAGGCTGGCAGGTTTTATATGATGGATGCCCGAAAGAACTATGCGGCTGTACCATTTCCACTGGAAAAAGCGAAAGAGGACTTGAATAAACAGCACAGATTTGTAAACTATAGTACACCGGTAAGTTTAGCGTTATCGGCAATTGGTCAGGAGCAGCAGTTCACTCCGATTCAGCTTGCACAATATGTGGCCACGATAGCAAATAACGGAACGAAATTGCAGCCGCATTTACTAAAGGCCGTCTTGGAATCTGGAATTGAGCAGCATTTAACACCGGCAGTTAAGGTGATTCGCACAAACCCGAAAAAAATACAGGATAAGTTAAATTTTAATTTAAGATACTTGCATCTAGCTCAACAAGGTATGTATGGTGTATGTAACGATACTTATGGTACCGCTTATGCAGATTTTCGCAGTGCACCGTACAAGGCTGCCGGAAAGACAGGAACAGCTGATATCTATTTAAATGGTGTCCATATGACGAATTCTGTTTTCATTGCTTACGCTCCATATAAGAATCCCCAGGTGGCAGTCGCCGTGATGGTTCCTGGCGGAGGGTACGGAGCTCAGTCGGCTGCGTTAGTCGCTCGCCAGATGTTGGATTCTTATTTTAAGGAGCAACATGAGTTTTTTCCGAAAAACCAGTGGACCTCGTCTTCGGTTCCGTCGGACTGGAAGTTGCGTCCGGCTTACACGAATGTGGAGAAGGCGTATTAG
- a CDS encoding glycosyltransferase family 2 protein encodes MDVSIIIPTFNEKGNVGTIVERIEAALATTSYSYEIWFVDDSEDDTPDFLSEIANADPKVRYVHRDTDRGLATAVVEGFRRASGNHLIVMDADLQHPPELLPIMIERLIEGIEVLIPSRFVRGGSDGGLNTFRKFVSWTARTIARISIRRLRDVSDCTGGYFGVRRSVIEGVELSPVGWKILMEILVKGHYSTVHELPYKFVSRQAGQSKMSVHEQWNYLRHIVKLVKGSPEDRRFYMFCLVGSMGVIVNLTSMAIFSHAFQFGTIAASTVASLIAMAHNFLWNDRVTWRGHANPILWRRVLQFPLFVLISAVGVAVTALFARLAVEIGWNELVGQLMGIVVATGWGFLANNKWTWKQEQKKVAKVTVTQEYL; translated from the coding sequence ATGGATGTAAGTATAATCATTCCTACGTTTAACGAAAAAGGCAATGTAGGTACCATTGTTGAAAGAATTGAAGCTGCTTTAGCAACGACGAGTTACAGTTATGAAATCTGGTTCGTTGACGACAGTGAGGATGATACACCAGACTTCCTTTCGGAGATTGCAAATGCAGATCCAAAAGTGCGTTACGTGCATAGAGATACAGACAGAGGCCTAGCAACAGCCGTGGTTGAGGGGTTTCGAAGAGCGTCAGGAAATCACCTGATTGTGATGGACGCGGATCTTCAGCATCCTCCTGAATTACTTCCGATTATGATTGAGCGGCTGATTGAAGGGATTGAGGTACTGATTCCAAGCCGTTTTGTACGAGGTGGTTCAGACGGCGGTTTAAATACATTTAGGAAATTCGTTTCGTGGACAGCCCGAACGATTGCAAGGATATCGATACGACGCCTGAGGGATGTTTCTGATTGCACAGGAGGTTACTTTGGTGTACGTAGAAGTGTAATTGAAGGAGTAGAGCTAAGCCCGGTTGGATGGAAGATACTGATGGAAATTCTCGTGAAAGGCCACTACTCGACTGTTCACGAATTACCTTACAAGTTTGTCTCAAGGCAGGCAGGACAATCCAAAATGAGTGTCCACGAACAGTGGAACTACCTGCGTCATATTGTGAAGCTGGTGAAAGGCAGCCCAGAAGACCGCAGGTTTTATATGTTTTGCTTAGTAGGATCAATGGGTGTCATTGTCAATCTTACGTCGATGGCTATCTTTTCCCATGCCTTTCAGTTCGGCACCATTGCTGCATCTACAGTAGCTTCTTTGATTGCCATGGCCCACAACTTTCTATGGAATGACAGAGTGACTTGGCGAGGTCATGCAAATCCAATTCTATGGAGGCGTGTGTTGCAGTTTCCTTTGTTTGTGTTGATTTCAGCCGTCGGCGTGGCTGTCACAGCCCTGTTTGCCAGGCTTGCAGTGGAAATTGGGTGGAATGAACTGGTCGGACAACTCATGGGAATTGTCGTGGCAACAGGATGGGGATTTTTGGCGAATAATAAATGGACTTGGAAACAGGAACAGAAAAAAGTTGCCAAGGTTACGGTGACCCAAGAATACCTCTAG
- a CDS encoding ATP-binding protein — translation MVGIKAKQIFAKDKLVSRLVTTMVTMFLPLILLLIASHIAIHMAAARMHAKVQTLKNLQHQIFLAELALTEEESGQRGYDLTGNTSLLTSFTKGTKSFNQTSSSIDLMLNSAAAPQKVKPEIQRMLQDGRVWRENYGLPQVQTMQTTHSVKQTALEQGQQQFSKFTLAATQALQNIGVNESHQESQFMLLTHLWWGIVEVMSILVSVFIFVLSLRKVQSIVQPVTELTQSVRAYSEEKFDVPVPPISGDDEISSLIAGVDTMRKSLKKHIEQMQSERISLFDNSPKILFRLNSEGRLLEISQAASRKLGYNRLELLGLRYLSTLNRFSKKTALRTFQATLSGSAQKNIELAVCSSTNEPCTFNVTMLPIQIDGSIVEIYGIAEDITEMKRMQAFVHKADKLNTVGEFAAGVAHEIRNPLTVVQGFIQLLKSQQAYDERYIDTIAGETERMKNIISEFMLLAKPPRAELKPVSLRTLLADVAELLNTQAIMKDADIVLHLESDSMVNCAPDQLKQVFVNLLKNSIEAIDVSDGGLIKVFLYEKQENLVAVRITDDGCGIPENKLVKLGEPFYTTKEDGNGLGLMICYRIVEQHHGTMTIQSQQGEGTTIDVCLPKAAEKEKNGAQYA, via the coding sequence GTGGTAGGAATAAAAGCCAAACAGATTTTTGCCAAGGACAAACTGGTAAGCCGGCTCGTAACAACCATGGTCACAATGTTTCTTCCTCTTATTTTATTACTGATTGCTTCACACATTGCCATTCACATGGCCGCCGCGCGAATGCATGCCAAAGTACAAACACTGAAAAACCTTCAGCACCAGATATTTCTGGCAGAACTGGCGCTGACCGAGGAAGAGTCTGGTCAAAGAGGGTACGATTTAACCGGAAATACTTCGCTTCTCACATCGTTTACCAAAGGTACGAAATCATTTAATCAAACGTCTTCCAGTATTGACCTCATGCTCAACTCTGCAGCTGCACCCCAAAAAGTTAAACCCGAAATACAGCGTATGCTGCAAGATGGAAGAGTGTGGAGAGAAAACTATGGATTGCCTCAAGTGCAGACAATGCAGACAACCCATAGCGTCAAGCAAACAGCCTTAGAACAGGGACAACAGCAATTTTCGAAATTTACATTAGCCGCAACCCAAGCCCTCCAGAACATCGGCGTGAATGAGAGTCACCAGGAATCACAGTTCATGCTTTTAACTCACTTGTGGTGGGGCATCGTAGAGGTCATGTCCATACTTGTCAGCGTCTTCATCTTTGTATTGAGCCTGCGTAAAGTGCAGTCTATTGTTCAGCCCGTTACTGAATTGACCCAATCCGTCCGTGCGTACTCCGAAGAGAAATTCGATGTTCCCGTTCCACCTATATCCGGAGATGACGAAATCTCTTCGCTGATTGCAGGCGTAGATACAATGAGAAAGTCTCTCAAGAAGCATATCGAACAAATGCAGTCTGAACGTATATCACTTTTCGACAACAGCCCAAAAATCCTGTTTCGGTTAAATTCTGAAGGCAGACTCCTAGAAATAAGTCAGGCAGCATCGCGAAAGCTGGGGTATAACCGCCTTGAGCTACTAGGATTGCGTTACTTATCCACCCTTAATCGCTTCAGCAAAAAGACCGCCTTGCGCACTTTTCAGGCCACCTTATCCGGTTCGGCACAAAAAAACATTGAACTGGCTGTCTGTTCGTCTACAAACGAACCCTGCACATTTAATGTCACAATGCTCCCTATTCAAATAGACGGGTCGATTGTTGAAATCTACGGGATTGCAGAAGATATTACAGAAATGAAACGGATGCAGGCCTTTGTCCATAAGGCAGATAAACTGAATACAGTCGGTGAATTTGCTGCAGGCGTTGCACATGAGATTCGCAATCCGCTGACAGTGGTACAAGGCTTCATACAACTGCTCAAGTCACAACAGGCATATGATGAACGCTACATCGATACCATTGCAGGTGAGACCGAGCGAATGAAAAACATCATCAGTGAATTTATGCTGCTGGCCAAACCTCCTCGGGCCGAACTGAAACCTGTGAGCCTTCGGACCCTCCTGGCTGACGTAGCTGAACTCTTAAACACTCAGGCCATCATGAAAGACGCAGACATTGTGCTCCACCTCGAGTCCGATTCAATGGTAAATTGTGCTCCAGACCAACTAAAACAGGTGTTTGTAAACCTGTTGAAAAACTCAATTGAAGCCATTGATGTGAGCGACGGTGGACTGATAAAAGTATTCCTCTACGAAAAGCAAGAGAATTTAGTTGCGGTACGAATAACCGATGATGGGTGCGGTATACCGGAGAATAAACTTGTGAAACTCGGAGAGCCGTTCTACACCACAAAGGAAGACGGCAATGGCCTGGGACTTATGATTTGCTACAGAATCGTTGAACAGCACCACGGCACGATGACAATTCAAAGTCAACAAGGCGAAGGCACAACAATTGACGTGTGCTTGCCGAAAGCCGCAGAAAAAGAAAAAAATGGAGCACAGTACGCCTAG